Proteins co-encoded in one Bacillus infantis NRRL B-14911 genomic window:
- a CDS encoding STAS domain-containing protein has product MRIPILKLHDCLLVSIQWELDDQTALQFQEDLLHKIHETSANGVVIDLTSIDFIDSFIAKVLGDVINMSKLMGAKVVITGIQPAVAITLIELGIGLDDVLTALDLEKGLEKLQQELGD; this is encoded by the coding sequence GTGAGAATACCTATATTAAAATTGCATGACTGTCTGCTAGTGTCCATTCAATGGGAACTTGATGACCAGACAGCACTCCAGTTTCAGGAAGACTTGCTTCATAAGATCCATGAAACCAGTGCAAATGGGGTTGTTATAGACTTAACATCCATTGACTTTATCGATTCTTTTATTGCCAAGGTCCTTGGCGACGTTATAAACATGTCCAAACTGATGGGTGCAAAAGTCGTCATTACCGGTATACAGCCAGCTGTAGCTATTACGCTAATTGAATTAGGCATAGGGTTAGATGATGTCCTTACTGCATTAGATCTAGAAAAAGGTTTGGAGAAACTTCAACAGGAATTGGGGGATTAA
- a CDS encoding anti-sigma regulatory factor yields MGIQSCVKIINEWDIVAARQLGRNVAKELGFGTVDQARITTAISELARNIYLYAGQGQICIEKIYDGGKAGLQIVAVDSGPGINDMRQVMEDGFSTSGGLGAGLPGVKRLMDEFYISSSPGDGTDIRATKWLR; encoded by the coding sequence ATGGGTATCCAATCCTGCGTAAAAATCATTAATGAATGGGACATCGTAGCAGCACGCCAGCTGGGGCGTAATGTTGCAAAGGAGCTTGGGTTCGGTACAGTGGACCAGGCCCGTATTACGACGGCCATCAGTGAACTGGCCAGGAATATATACTTATATGCCGGACAAGGTCAAATATGTATAGAGAAAATTTATGACGGCGGCAAAGCGGGATTGCAGATCGTAGCAGTGGACAGCGGCCCTGGAATAAATGATATGCGCCAAGTCATGGAGGATGGGTTCTCTACCTCCGGCGGACTGGGAGCCGGTCTGCCAGGGGTTAAGAGACTGATGGATGAATTCTATATCAGCTCATCACCCGGAGACGGTACAGATATAAGAGCGACTAAATGGCTTCGTTAG
- a CDS encoding PP2C family protein-serine/threonine phosphatase, producing MDFREMMESKYRDILENYLKDQSEQTLYQGQKFSRKSIEHKISPEEIISLHKSLLFEIYPDLPENVLHSFDVLLEVMIGYGLAYREHQSLRHKQEELRSEMEIAANVQQTLLGTSVPAVDSLDIGAISVPAKHMNGDYYHFVQDEHNNISIAIADVIGKGIPAALCMSMIKYAMDSLPENRHEPSSVLENLNRVVEQNVDPSMFITMFYGMYNTESHLFHYASAGHEPGFYYNAEKDEFSETTAKGLLLGVDKRTKYKQFEKEVHPGDMIVLMSDGVTECRTDEGFIEKDTLIGYIRKYIHLSAQEIVTNIYKELEKLQHFQLRDDFTLIILKRNV from the coding sequence ATGGATTTCCGAGAAATGATGGAATCAAAGTATCGGGATATTCTAGAGAATTATTTAAAAGACCAGTCAGAACAGACGCTGTACCAAGGTCAAAAATTCAGTAGAAAATCCATTGAACATAAGATATCACCAGAGGAAATCATCAGTCTTCACAAAAGTCTTCTGTTTGAAATTTATCCTGATCTTCCCGAAAATGTACTTCATTCCTTTGATGTGCTGCTTGAAGTGATGATCGGCTACGGCCTTGCATACCGCGAGCATCAGAGCTTAAGGCATAAACAGGAAGAATTGAGGTCCGAAATGGAAATTGCTGCGAACGTCCAGCAGACACTGCTCGGCACGAGCGTACCTGCTGTCGATTCCCTTGACATTGGGGCAATCAGTGTTCCGGCAAAACATATGAACGGGGACTATTATCATTTTGTTCAGGATGAGCATAATAACATAAGCATCGCCATCGCCGATGTCATCGGCAAAGGGATTCCAGCGGCCCTGTGCATGTCAATGATCAAATATGCCATGGACAGCCTGCCGGAAAACCGCCATGAGCCAAGCAGTGTGCTTGAGAACCTGAACAGGGTTGTAGAGCAGAACGTCGACCCGAGCATGTTCATTACCATGTTCTACGGAATGTACAATACGGAAAGCCATCTTTTCCATTACGCGTCTGCAGGCCATGAACCCGGATTCTATTATAATGCTGAAAAAGATGAATTCAGCGAGACGACTGCCAAAGGGCTGCTGCTCGGGGTCGACAAGCGGACGAAGTATAAGCAGTTCGAGAAGGAGGTTCATCCCGGGGACATGATCGTGCTTATGTCTGATGGGGTGACTGAGTGCCGGACAGATGAGGGCTTTATTGAAAAAGATACGCTGATTGGATATATACGCAAATACATCCATCTCAGCGCGCAGGAGATAGTCACAAATATTTATAAAGAACTTGAAAAGCTTCAGCATTTTCAATTGCGTGATGATTTTACATTAATAATATTAAAAAGGAATGTTTAG
- a CDS encoding anti-sigma factor antagonist, whose amino-acid sequence MNITIDLKENDTLVQAKISGEIDAYTAPKLRESLFPLSEKEAVEMVVDLSEVSYMDSTGLGVFVGVFKNVRSNNGKFQIVGLSERLKRLFEITGLADIIDINSQIEGGVQ is encoded by the coding sequence ATGAATATTACGATAGATTTGAAAGAGAATGATACACTGGTACAAGCTAAAATCAGCGGAGAAATTGATGCATATACGGCTCCGAAGCTAAGAGAATCATTATTCCCGCTTTCTGAAAAAGAGGCAGTTGAAATGGTTGTGGACCTTTCGGAAGTATCTTATATGGACAGTACAGGATTAGGCGTTTTTGTCGGGGTTTTCAAAAATGTACGCTCCAACAATGGCAAGTTTCAGATTGTCGGCCTTTCTGAACGTCTGAAAAGACTGTTCGAAATTACGGGCCTAGCCGATATTATTGATATTAACAGCCAGATTGAGGGTGGGGTACAATGA
- the rsbW gene encoding anti-sigma B factor RsbW yields the protein MNQPFDYLEMKIPAKPEFVGVIRLTLSGIASRMGFSYDEIEDLKIATSEACTNAVQHAYKTSEKGEVVIGFGLYNDRLEVMVADSGKSFDFQSAREGIGPYDQTDSVEFLREGGLGLYLIETLMDEVRIHHKEGVTVFMTKYLEGEQVERDAETIST from the coding sequence ATGAATCAACCGTTTGATTACTTAGAAATGAAAATTCCGGCCAAGCCCGAGTTTGTCGGAGTTATCCGGCTGACATTGTCAGGCATTGCAAGCCGAATGGGATTTTCTTATGATGAAATAGAAGATTTGAAAATCGCGACAAGTGAAGCTTGCACAAACGCTGTGCAGCATGCTTATAAAACGAGCGAAAAAGGTGAAGTGGTTATTGGCTTTGGCCTATATAACGACCGTCTCGAGGTTATGGTGGCTGACAGCGGTAAAAGCTTTGACTTCCAATCTGCACGCGAAGGCATCGGTCCCTATGATCAAACGGATTCTGTCGAATTTCTGCGTGAAGGAGGACTGGGCCTTTACTTGATCGAAACATTGATGGACGAGGTTAGAATCCATCATAAAGAGGGTGTGACGGTCTTTATGACCAAGTACCTGGAAGGAGAGCAGGTGGAGAGGGATGCAGAAACAATCTCAACCTAA
- the sigB gene encoding RNA polymerase sigma factor SigB, which produces MQKQSQPNQRSKEEINELIKAYQENQDEEAQEILVRNYKALVETIARKYSKGRSYHEDIAQVGIIGLLGAIRRYDETFGKSFEAFAVPTIIGEIKRFLRDKTWSVHVPRRIKELGPKIKTTVEELTTQLHRSPRVDEIADEIGVSEEEVLEAMEMGKSYQALSVDHSIEADSDGGTVTLLDIVGNVDEGFEKVNQRMVLERVLHVLTDREKQIIQYTYLENMSQKDAGDKLGISQMHVSRLQRRAIKKLQEAINAESNNSECLS; this is translated from the coding sequence ATGCAGAAACAATCTCAACCTAACCAGAGATCCAAAGAAGAAATAAACGAATTAATCAAAGCCTACCAGGAAAACCAGGATGAAGAAGCCCAGGAGATACTGGTAAGAAACTATAAAGCCCTGGTTGAGACAATAGCCAGGAAGTACTCAAAGGGACGCTCTTATCATGAGGATATCGCACAAGTGGGAATCATTGGCCTTCTGGGGGCCATACGCCGCTATGATGAAACCTTCGGGAAAAGCTTTGAAGCTTTTGCTGTCCCGACGATTATTGGGGAAATCAAGCGATTCCTGCGCGATAAAACATGGAGTGTTCATGTACCTCGCCGGATAAAGGAATTGGGGCCGAAGATCAAAACAACGGTCGAAGAACTGACGACCCAGCTCCACCGTTCACCAAGGGTTGATGAAATAGCGGATGAAATCGGGGTCTCCGAAGAGGAAGTGCTGGAAGCAATGGAAATGGGCAAGAGCTATCAGGCCCTTTCTGTCGATCACTCCATTGAAGCCGATTCTGATGGAGGGACGGTTACCCTTTTAGATATTGTAGGTAATGTGGATGAAGGATTCGAAAAGGTCAATCAGCGAATGGTACTTGAAAGAGTGCTCCATGTCCTGACAGACCGTGAAAAACAAATCATTCAATACACCTATCTGGAGAATATGAGCCAAAAAGATGCCGGCGACAAGCTTGGGATTTCCCAAATGCATGTGTCAAGGCTGCAGAGAAGGGCCATTAAAAAGCTCCAGGAAGCGATCAATGCTGAAAGCAATAACTCGGAGTGCCTTTCATGA
- a CDS encoding PP2C family serine/threonine-protein phosphatase: MTHIVKDNLEVLAHQTAKEGKSQCGDGYFFTATEEYFVCVLADGLGSGQYAHEASSAVIQVVEENHQEDVDTLMKLCNKVLVQKRGAAVSVFKVDLINKEFVYSCVGNIRFFLYSAAGKLTYPLPVTGYLSGRPQVFNTQRFNYEAKSKFLIHSDGFNISGVKSLLKSFMPIDCIAEEIKSKYSNSTDDSTFIIGSLL, translated from the coding sequence ATGACGCATATTGTCAAAGATAATCTTGAGGTCCTCGCTCATCAGACAGCAAAAGAAGGAAAATCTCAATGTGGGGATGGCTATTTTTTTACAGCAACAGAGGAATACTTTGTCTGTGTCCTGGCAGATGGACTGGGAAGCGGCCAATATGCCCATGAAGCTTCTTCTGCTGTCATCCAGGTGGTAGAAGAAAACCATCAGGAAGATGTTGATACCCTTATGAAGCTGTGCAATAAAGTGCTGGTTCAGAAAAGGGGAGCGGCAGTTTCGGTATTCAAGGTTGATCTTATCAATAAAGAATTTGTATATAGCTGTGTCGGGAATATCAGATTCTTTTTGTATTCAGCAGCAGGCAAATTGACTTATCCGCTCCCAGTAACAGGATATCTGTCCGGAAGGCCGCAGGTGTTCAATACACAGCGGTTCAATTATGAAGCCAAATCCAAATTTCTTATCCACTCGGATGGCTTTAATATCAGCGGAGTAAAGTCCCTGCTCAAAAGCTTTATGCCGATTGATTGTATTGCCGAAGAGATTAAAAGCAAATACTCAAACAGCACTGATGATTCGACCTTTATTATTGGGAGCCTGCTCTAA
- a CDS encoding Tex family protein, producing MLKLVSAELKINSKQVKSVISLLEDGNTVPFIARYRKEQTGALDEVQIRDIMERWQYIQNLEQRKEEVLRTIEEQGKLTPELAAQIGKAVKLQEVEDLYRPYKQKRRTKATQAKEKGLEPFAEWMLAFTKEPVEEKAAAFISEEKGVNTAEEAIAGARDIIAEMVSDDPESRKWIRRETFKSGKIETSVKDADNDEKKVYEMYYEYEEPISKIVPHRILAVNRGEKEDILRTAIRPNIDMMQSYLKKKWIKNLSSPSAVPVSEAIEDGYKRLIQPSIEREIRNELTEKAEEQAIHIFSENLRNLLLQPPLKGKVVLGVDPAYRTGCKLAVVDETGKVMDIGVIYPHPPVSKTKDAKEKVKQIIKTFKVEMVAIGNGTASRETEQFIADILKELSGDIYYIIVNEAGASVYSASDLAREEFPDFQVEERSAVSIARRLQDPLAELVKIDPKSVGVGQYQHDVSQKRLSESLTFVVETAVNQVGVNVNTASSSLLQYVAGLSKTVANNIVKKREEEGKFLSRVQLKKIPRLGAKTYEQAIGFLRIAGGKEPLDRTSIHPESYQDAVKLLSRLGFKTTDIGSEELKAALAGIDIKQTAEELETGELTLKDIIDALRSPARDPRDDLAKPILKTDVLKLEDLKPGMELQGTVRNVVDFGAFVDIGVKQDGLVHISKLRKQFVKHPLDVVSVGDVVTVWVDSIDSQKGRVALTMLSDQ from the coding sequence ATGTTAAAGCTCGTGTCAGCTGAATTGAAGATAAACAGCAAACAGGTGAAAAGTGTCATCAGCCTGCTCGAGGATGGGAATACGGTTCCTTTTATTGCCCGGTACCGGAAAGAGCAGACAGGTGCATTGGATGAGGTGCAAATCCGGGACATCATGGAGAGATGGCAATACATACAGAATCTTGAACAGCGGAAGGAAGAAGTGCTGCGGACGATAGAGGAACAGGGTAAGCTGACGCCGGAGCTTGCTGCCCAAATCGGAAAAGCGGTCAAACTGCAGGAGGTAGAGGATCTGTACCGCCCTTATAAGCAGAAGCGGAGGACAAAGGCTACCCAGGCGAAGGAAAAAGGGCTTGAGCCGTTTGCAGAGTGGATGCTAGCGTTCACTAAAGAACCGGTTGAAGAGAAAGCGGCTGCATTTATTTCTGAGGAAAAAGGTGTGAATACAGCTGAAGAAGCGATTGCTGGTGCCAGGGATATCATTGCTGAAATGGTCTCTGATGATCCGGAAAGCAGAAAATGGATCAGAAGGGAAACCTTCAAAAGCGGTAAAATTGAAACTTCTGTAAAAGATGCAGACAATGATGAGAAAAAGGTCTATGAAATGTATTACGAATATGAGGAGCCGATCAGTAAAATCGTTCCTCACAGAATACTGGCTGTAAACCGCGGAGAAAAGGAAGATATCCTCAGAACGGCAATCCGGCCGAATATAGATATGATGCAGAGCTATTTGAAGAAAAAATGGATCAAGAATCTTTCCTCCCCCTCTGCTGTACCGGTAAGCGAAGCGATTGAGGATGGGTACAAAAGGCTGATCCAGCCGTCCATCGAGCGGGAAATCCGGAATGAATTGACGGAGAAGGCAGAAGAACAGGCCATCCATATATTCTCGGAGAATTTGAGGAACCTCCTGCTTCAGCCGCCTCTTAAAGGAAAGGTTGTTCTTGGGGTGGATCCTGCGTACCGTACAGGCTGCAAACTGGCAGTTGTTGATGAGACGGGAAAAGTAATGGACATTGGCGTTATATATCCTCATCCGCCGGTCTCTAAAACAAAGGATGCAAAAGAAAAAGTAAAACAAATCATTAAAACTTTCAAAGTCGAGATGGTAGCGATCGGAAACGGTACAGCTTCAAGAGAAACCGAGCAATTCATTGCAGATATCCTAAAAGAACTGAGCGGCGATATTTATTATATTATTGTTAACGAAGCCGGGGCGAGTGTTTATTCAGCATCAGACCTTGCCAGGGAAGAATTTCCGGATTTCCAGGTGGAAGAGCGCAGTGCTGTATCTATCGCCCGCCGCCTGCAGGATCCATTGGCCGAGCTGGTGAAAATTGATCCCAAATCTGTAGGGGTAGGCCAATACCAGCATGATGTATCTCAAAAAAGGCTGAGCGAATCCCTTACATTTGTCGTCGAAACAGCCGTAAACCAGGTCGGCGTTAATGTTAATACGGCTTCATCTTCTCTCTTGCAGTATGTGGCAGGATTATCAAAGACAGTTGCCAATAATATTGTTAAGAAAAGAGAGGAAGAAGGCAAATTCCTATCAAGGGTCCAGCTGAAAAAGATTCCCAGACTGGGAGCCAAAACTTATGAGCAAGCTATCGGCTTTCTGCGCATTGCGGGTGGAAAGGAGCCGCTTGACAGGACGAGTATCCACCCGGAGAGCTACCAGGATGCCGTCAAGCTTCTGTCCAGGCTTGGGTTTAAAACAACTGATATTGGATCAGAAGAGCTGAAAGCAGCACTTGCCGGAATTGATATCAAACAAACAGCGGAAGAGCTTGAAACAGGTGAACTGACGCTCAAGGATATCATTGATGCTCTTAGGAGCCCTGCGAGAGATCCGCGAGATGATCTCGCTAAGCCTATCCTTAAAACAGATGTTTTGAAGCTTGAAGATTTAAAGCCTGGCATGGAGCTTCAGGGAACAGTCAGGAATGTAGTAGATTTTGGCGCTTTTGTCGATATCGGCGTAAAGCAGGACGGGCTTGTCCATATATCAAAGCTGCGAAAACAGTTTGTTAAGCATCCACTGGATGTTGTATCGGTGGGAGATGTGGTGACAGTGTGGGTCGACAGTATTGACAGCCAAAAGGGAAGAGTGGCCCTGACCATGCTTTCTGATCAATAA
- the cmpA gene encoding cortex morphogenetic protein CmpA — MPTWFQNQIQRAFLEKNRYQIKLLNQCWYFYRKKHLQ, encoded by the coding sequence ATGCCTACATGGTTTCAAAATCAGATTCAGCGTGCATTCCTGGAGAAAAACCGATATCAGATTAAATTGCTGAACCAGTGCTGGTATTTCTATAGAAAGAAACACTTGCAGTGA
- a CDS encoding SprT family protein, translating into MNDQELQLLTERISKEYFQKPFRHKAYFNPRLRTTGGRYILSTHNIDINKSYLDQLGREELIGIIKHELCHYHLHLEGRGYQHKDKDFRLLLEQVGAPRFCSALPDRPKRKAAKVIAYTCSGCGQLYKRRRSINTSKYVCGKCRGRLVKSGEIKAD; encoded by the coding sequence ATGAACGATCAAGAACTCCAACTGCTGACCGAAAGGATTTCAAAAGAGTATTTTCAAAAGCCATTCCGGCACAAAGCTTATTTTAATCCTCGTTTGCGGACAACCGGAGGCAGATATATTTTAAGCACCCATAATATTGATATAAATAAAAGCTATCTTGATCAGCTGGGAAGAGAAGAGCTGATCGGCATCATCAAGCATGAGTTATGCCATTATCACCTCCATCTGGAGGGGAGGGGATACCAGCATAAAGACAAGGATTTCAGATTGCTGTTAGAACAAGTGGGTGCACCAAGATTTTGCTCTGCTTTACCGGACAGGCCAAAGAGGAAGGCGGCTAAAGTAATTGCCTATACATGCTCAGGCTGCGGCCAGCTCTATAAGAGAAGGCGGTCGATCAATACATCGAAATATGTATGCGGAAAGTGCAGGGGAAGGCTCGTGAAGTCAGGAGAAATCAAGGCAGATTAA
- a CDS encoding DUF2179 domain-containing protein, which produces MVAIILVINIVYVSFFTIRMILTLKGQRYLAAFISMIEVVIYVIGLGLVLDNLDQIQNLIAYAVGYGIGVVVGMKIEEKLALGYITVNVITKEYDKDVPRVLREKGYGVTNWAANGLEGDRMAMQILTPRKYELKLYQTIKELDPKAFIIAYEPKTIHGGFWVKSVRKGKLYS; this is translated from the coding sequence ATGGTTGCCATCATACTTGTCATTAATATTGTATACGTCTCCTTTTTTACGATCAGGATGATCCTTACGCTGAAAGGGCAGCGTTATTTGGCGGCTTTTATCAGCATGATCGAAGTGGTCATTTATGTAATCGGACTGGGGCTTGTACTCGATAATCTGGATCAGATTCAGAATTTGATTGCATATGCTGTGGGCTACGGAATCGGCGTTGTTGTCGGTATGAAAATCGAGGAGAAGCTTGCTCTTGGATATATAACGGTTAATGTAATAACAAAAGAATATGATAAAGATGTTCCCAGGGTATTGAGGGAAAAAGGGTATGGCGTAACGAACTGGGCTGCCAATGGGCTGGAGGGCGACCGGATGGCTATGCAGATCCTGACGCCGAGGAAATATGAGCTTAAGCTTTACCAGACGATCAAGGAGCTTGATCCTAAAGCATTCATTATTGCCTATGAGCCTAAGACGATCCATGGCGGCTTCTGGGTGAAATCTGTCAGGAAAGGAAAATTGTATTCATGA
- a CDS encoding NETI motif-containing protein: protein MSKEKKKKQFEVLENETIGQCLDRIAKEGYVPVRRTEKPIFKEVKTGGSVTYEPAGRQIVFEAKKEE from the coding sequence ATGAGCAAGGAAAAGAAAAAGAAGCAGTTTGAAGTCCTTGAAAATGAGACGATTGGCCAATGCCTGGACCGTATAGCAAAGGAAGGCTATGTTCCGGTAAGAAGGACGGAGAAGCCGATATTTAAAGAAGTCAAGACCGGGGGCTCGGTCACTTATGAGCCGGCAGGACGGCAAATAGTCTTTGAAGCAAAAAAGGAAGAGTGA
- the purE gene encoding 5-(carboxyamino)imidazole ribonucleotide mutase — MQVAVIMGSKSDWDTMKHTCGMLDKLEISYEKQVVSAHRTPDLMFRFAEEARDRGIKVIIAGAGGAAHLPGMVAAKTTLPVIGVPVQSKALNGLDSLLSIVQMPGGVPVATVAIGKAGAVNAALLAAQMLGAFDQNIAGRIEDLRLHTKQEVMESSDELV; from the coding sequence ATGCAAGTGGCTGTTATTATGGGAAGCAAATCTGACTGGGATACGATGAAGCACACATGCGGCATGTTGGATAAGCTTGAGATTTCTTATGAAAAGCAGGTCGTTTCTGCCCATCGAACCCCGGATTTGATGTTCCGGTTTGCAGAAGAAGCAAGGGACCGCGGGATAAAAGTGATCATTGCGGGGGCTGGAGGGGCAGCTCACTTGCCAGGGATGGTGGCAGCGAAAACGACATTGCCGGTCATTGGCGTGCCAGTCCAATCCAAGGCGCTTAATGGACTCGATTCGCTGCTGTCCATTGTTCAAATGCCAGGAGGTGTTCCTGTAGCTACAGTGGCTATCGGAAAGGCAGGTGCAGTCAATGCGGCCCTCCTTGCTGCACAGATGCTGGGAGCATTTGACCAAAACATTGCAGGCAGGATAGAGGACTTGAGGCTGCACACAAAACAGGAAGTAATGGAGAGCAGTGATGAACTTGTCTAA
- the purK gene encoding 5-(carboxyamino)imidazole ribonucleotide synthase has protein sequence MNLSKQTILPGQTIGIIGGGQLGRMMALAAKAQGFRIAVLDPAPDSPCGQVADRQIVGGYDNLLCIKELAEASDVITYEFENINAEALDWLTSHAYVPQGSELLRITQDRLTEKEAIERAGAKVAPYARIEKTADIYDNIEKLDFPAVLKTARGGYDGKGQYVIRSKDDIPEAAELLEKGICVLEKWISFQKEISVIIARNPDGETAVFPVGENIHKDNILHETIVPAHISESAARKAEDLAKRIGKALGLVGTLAVEMFLSDGDEIYINELAPRPHNSGHYTIEACETSQFEQHIRAVCNWPLGSTRLLNPAVMVNILGEHQSDVIRAIPGLKDWKIHLYGKDEPKHKRKMGHATLLRPTAAESLAEIDRSGIWSKAKEGMEVLR, from the coding sequence ATGAACTTGTCTAAACAAACCATTTTGCCTGGACAGACGATAGGAATCATCGGAGGCGGACAGCTGGGGAGAATGATGGCATTGGCGGCAAAGGCTCAGGGATTCAGGATTGCCGTTCTTGATCCGGCACCGGATTCTCCCTGCGGCCAGGTGGCGGACCGGCAGATAGTCGGCGGCTACGATAACCTGCTGTGTATAAAGGAGCTTGCTGAGGCGAGCGATGTGATCACTTATGAATTTGAAAATATCAATGCCGAGGCGCTTGACTGGCTGACCAGCCATGCCTATGTTCCACAGGGGTCTGAACTGCTCCGCATAACGCAGGACCGCCTGACGGAGAAAGAAGCGATCGAACGGGCAGGGGCAAAGGTTGCGCCTTACGCCCGCATCGAAAAGACGGCCGATATTTATGATAATATAGAGAAGCTTGATTTTCCTGCGGTACTAAAGACGGCACGCGGCGGCTATGATGGCAAAGGGCAATATGTGATCCGGTCAAAAGACGATATTCCTGAGGCTGCAGAGCTGCTTGAAAAAGGAATCTGTGTCCTGGAAAAGTGGATCTCTTTTCAAAAGGAAATCTCTGTGATCATTGCAAGAAACCCTGATGGGGAGACAGCTGTTTTTCCAGTAGGAGAGAATATTCATAAGGATAATATCCTGCATGAAACCATTGTACCGGCCCATATCAGCGAGAGTGCTGCACGCAAGGCTGAGGACTTGGCCAAAAGAATCGGCAAAGCGCTTGGGCTGGTTGGTACGCTTGCAGTGGAGATGTTTCTCTCTGACGGCGATGAGATTTACATAAATGAATTGGCCCCAAGGCCGCATAACTCAGGCCATTATACAATCGAGGCCTGTGAAACGTCGCAGTTTGAGCAGCATATCAGGGCAGTGTGCAATTGGCCGCTTGGAAGCACAAGGCTATTAAATCCGGCAGTTATGGTCAACATATTAGGAGAGCACCAGTCAGATGTGATCAGGGCGATACCGGGCCTGAAGGATTGGAAGATCCATCTGTATGGGAAGGATGAACCTAAGCATAAGCGGAAAATGGGGCATGCAACCCTTTTACGGCCGACAGCGGCAGAATCGCTTGCCGAGATAGACCGCAGCGGAATATGGAGCAAAGCAAAAGAAGGTATGGAGGTTTTACGATGA
- the purB gene encoding adenylosuccinate lyase gives MIGRYTRPEMGAIWTEENRFKAWLEVEILACEAWAELGDIPKEDVQKIRENASFDIERINEIEQETRHDVVAFTRAVSETLGEERKWVHYGLTSTDVVDTALSYLIKQANSILLQDLENFVEILKNKAKEHKYTVMMGRTHGVHAEPTTFGLKLALWYEEMKRNLERFKQAASGVEFGKMSGAVGTYANINPFVESYVCEKLGLQPAPISTQTLQRDRHAHYMAAISLIATSIEKFAVEIRGLQKSETREVEEFFAKGQKGSSAMPHKRNPIGSENMTGLARVIRGHMLTAYENVPLWHERDISHSSAERIILPDATIALNYMLNRFGNIVKNLTVFPENMKRNMDRTLGLIYSQRVLLALIDKGMAREEAYDVVQPRAMEAWEKQVAFKSLVEADETISSRLSAEEIEDCFDYNYHIKHVDTIFDRLGL, from the coding sequence ATGATTGGACGTTATACAAGACCTGAAATGGGAGCGATATGGACAGAGGAAAATCGCTTTAAGGCCTGGCTGGAAGTAGAGATCCTTGCTTGTGAAGCATGGGCGGAGCTCGGGGATATCCCAAAAGAAGATGTGCAGAAAATCCGTGAGAATGCTTCATTCGATATCGAACGCATCAATGAAATTGAGCAGGAGACGCGCCATGACGTAGTGGCATTCACCCGTGCGGTTTCAGAAACGCTCGGTGAAGAGCGGAAATGGGTGCATTATGGCCTTACTTCCACGGATGTAGTGGACACAGCTCTTTCCTACCTGATCAAGCAGGCTAACAGCATCCTTCTTCAGGACTTGGAGAACTTCGTTGAAATTTTAAAGAATAAAGCAAAAGAACATAAATACACAGTCATGATGGGACGCACGCACGGTGTTCATGCAGAGCCGACAACTTTCGGGCTGAAGCTGGCTTTATGGTATGAGGAAATGAAGCGGAACCTGGAGCGCTTCAAGCAGGCCGCTTCCGGCGTTGAATTCGGGAAGATGTCCGGTGCTGTAGGAACTTACGCCAATATTAACCCCTTTGTGGAAAGCTATGTATGCGAAAAACTTGGCCTCCAGCCGGCTCCGATTTCGACACAGACACTTCAGCGTGACCGCCATGCCCACTATATGGCCGCCATCTCGCTGATTGCGACTTCCATCGAGAAGTTTGCTGTTGAAATCCGCGGACTGCAAAAGAGTGAAACACGTGAAGTGGAGGAGTTCTTTGCGAAAGGGCAGAAAGGGTCTTCTGCCATGCCGCATAAACGCAATCCAATCGGATCTGAGAATATGACAGGCCTTGCACGCGTAATCCGCGGCCATATGCTGACTGCCTATGAAAATGTGCCGTTATGGCATGAGCGTGATATTTCACACTCTTCGGCAGAGCGGATTATTCTTCCGGATGCAACGATTGCCCTGAATTATATGCTGAACCGATTTGGGAATATCGTTAAGAATCTCACTGTGTTCCCGGAGAACATGAAGAGAAATATGGACCGAACCCTTGGCCTCATCTATTCTCAGCGCGTGCTGCTTGCTCTAATTGATAAAGGCATGGCCCGCGAAGAGGCATATGACGTTGTCCAGCCGAGGGCGATGGAGGCATGGGAGAAGCAGGTAGCGTTCAAATCGCTGGTGGAAGCTGATGAAACGATTTCTTCCAGGCTGTCTGCTGAGGAAATTGAAGACTGCTTCGATTACAACTATCACATCAAGCATGTGGACACTATTTTTGACCGTCTAGGCTTATAA